The Triticum aestivum cultivar Chinese Spring chromosome 7B, IWGSC CS RefSeq v2.1, whole genome shotgun sequence genome window below encodes:
- the LOC123155985 gene encoding mediator of RNA polymerase II transcription subunit 15a-like isoform X2: protein MDANWRPIQGSDPAAGGDPPPPDQAIGAPIWIQPQARTRIVNKISEALKRHLPVSAVSHPDGLNQLQQIAVRFEQRIYDAATTQSDYFRTISLKMLAMETKTQQDPGNDQVIPNQNNSASADFTAQSGHAGAGDWQEDIYQMIQSLKDQYFAQLIELFNKISVKLHHVDSIIPPQKPSEQYDRMKSFKIMLDRILQMLQMSKSTIQPAMRDKIPQYEKQIITILNSQWKPVQPQIQQQLQPPPGK from the exons ATGGACGCCAACTGGCGGCCCATCCAAGGGTCGGACCCTGCCGCCGGCGGTGACCCGCCCCCACCGGATCAGGCGATTGGCGCGCCAATCTGGATCCAGCCTCAGGCGCGCACCAGGATCGTCAATAAGAT ATCCGAGGCTCTCAAGAGGcatctgccagtatctgcagtgtCTCACCCAGATGGACTGAACCAACTTCAACAAATCGCTGTGCGATTCGAACAGAGGATCTATGATGCAGCAACCACCCAG TCTGATTATTTCCGGACGATTTCTCTGAAAATGCTCGCTATGGAGACGAAGACACAACAGGATCCTGGAAatgatcaagtgattccaaatcaAAACAACTCCG CATCTGCGGACTTTACTGCTCAATCAGGTCATGCAGGTGCAGGTGATTGGCAAGAGGATATATATCAAATG ATTCAGAGCTTGAAGGACCAATACTTTGCACAACTTATTGAATTGTTCAATAAGATATCTGTGAAGCTACATCATGTTGACAGCATTATACCACCTCAAAAGCCATCTGAACAGTATGATAGAATGAAGAGCTTTAAAATAATGTTGGACCGTATATTACAAATGCTGCAAATGAGCAAGAGTACTATCCAACCTGCTATGAGGGACAAAATTCCTCAATACGAGAAACAGATTATCACTATCTTGAATTCACAATGGAAGCCAGTGCAGCCACAAATACAACAACAGCTCCAGCCACCTCCAG GTAAATAA
- the LOC123155985 gene encoding mediator of RNA polymerase II transcription subunit 15a-like isoform X1: protein MDANWRPIQGSDPAAGGDPPPPDQAIGAPIWIQPQARTRIVNKISEALKRHLPVSAVSHPDGLNQLQQIAVRFEQRIYDAATTQSDYFRTISLKMLAMETKTQQDPGNDQVIPNQNNSGVNQTSKMQNRYAMAQNAINNGLEQGTSQDIYAPQIQMVGRQQQQQSQQLIYHQHQRPSLQSQQPNITLQPQQQHAQQPAMGLMQPRSQPNQLQESQQHIMSQFQAQPNQLKKQLGMQQQFSMQQRVQTSGGMLLQQNNMDQKNIFIQAQKGLQEASSSTSADFTAQSGHAGAGDWQEDIYQMIQSLKDQYFAQLIELFNKISVKLHHVDSIIPPQKPSEQYDRMKSFKIMLDRILQMLQMSKSTIQPAMRDKIPQYEKQIITILNSQWKPVQPQIQQQLQPPPGK, encoded by the exons ATGGACGCCAACTGGCGGCCCATCCAAGGGTCGGACCCTGCCGCCGGCGGTGACCCGCCCCCACCGGATCAGGCGATTGGCGCGCCAATCTGGATCCAGCCTCAGGCGCGCACCAGGATCGTCAATAAGAT ATCCGAGGCTCTCAAGAGGcatctgccagtatctgcagtgtCTCACCCAGATGGACTGAACCAACTTCAACAAATCGCTGTGCGATTCGAACAGAGGATCTATGATGCAGCAACCACCCAG TCTGATTATTTCCGGACGATTTCTCTGAAAATGCTCGCTATGGAGACGAAGACACAACAGGATCCTGGAAatgatcaagtgattccaaatcaAAACAACTCCG GTGTCAACCAAACATCAAAGATGCAGAATAGGTATGCCATGGCACAGAACGCAATTAATAATGGCTTGGAACAAGGCACTTCACAAGATATTTATGCTCCACAAATACAAATGGTAGGAAGGCAGCAACAGCAACAATCTCAACAATTAATTTATCACCAGCATCAACGGCCTTCTCTTCAGAGTCAGCAGCCCAATATTACATTACAACCACAGCAACAGCATGCTCAGCAGCCCGCAATGGGTTTGATGCAACCTCGGTCTCAACCCAACCAACTTCAAGAATCGCAGCAGCATATTATGTCGCAGTTCCAAGCTCAGCCTAACCAACTAAAAAAGCAATTAGGGATGCAGCAACAATTTTCCATGCAGCAAAGAGTTCAAACTTCAGGAGGCATGCTCTTGCAGCAAAATAACATGGATCAGAAAAATATATTTATTCAGGCACAGAAGGGCCTTCAAGAGGCTTCCTCTAGTA CATCTGCGGACTTTACTGCTCAATCAGGTCATGCAGGTGCAGGTGATTGGCAAGAGGATATATATCAAATG ATTCAGAGCTTGAAGGACCAATACTTTGCACAACTTATTGAATTGTTCAATAAGATATCTGTGAAGCTACATCATGTTGACAGCATTATACCACCTCAAAAGCCATCTGAACAGTATGATAGAATGAAGAGCTTTAAAATAATGTTGGACCGTATATTACAAATGCTGCAAATGAGCAAGAGTACTATCCAACCTGCTATGAGGGACAAAATTCCTCAATACGAGAAACAGATTATCACTATCTTGAATTCACAATGGAAGCCAGTGCAGCCACAAATACAACAACAGCTCCAGCCACCTCCAG GTAAATAA